The following coding sequences lie in one Palaemon carinicauda isolate YSFRI2023 chromosome 7, ASM3689809v2, whole genome shotgun sequence genomic window:
- the LOC137643740 gene encoding LOW QUALITY PROTEIN: myomesin-3-like (The sequence of the model RefSeq protein was modified relative to this genomic sequence to represent the inferred CDS: deleted 5 bases in 5 codons): LAPPKAITVSNIHPTFALISWSQPDLLGESVTSYHMLSRPLTEPTCDSLWFSDVTYSIGFSEHAPYVLENLCSGTEYEVYVQALNKHGPGDQSERVIFNTPTIIHEQRLQNTTYNISTCCTQVNVSPGCMPLCDYRARMTHVRKLATSCTAELSKMLRCAVGGRDHRPCCKRRGVPAACMGVCSGSFVADRATPTVCMPYIGNIMMCLEEGVGVLPGPITTLHATKVTDDSVTLVWQEPQEGPNATMYQLHYQSVDKHSASHVVFALNNTMNLTDTVAEVKDLKKGSLYNFFVVAAIEEGISLPSSVITVNITSDSANGTSIAGVSSPPHSVVLEAKTATTLTIGWQPPILALPTDRFKYKMHYQAVTSDETPGKYNEHIVGATALRLENLTPNTQHVIFVTALNDMGESRPSETLLAWTDPAYPAFVEKPTIHPINLIVERGNMTVLCIAMGSPPPTVSRYISGQLIHQNVTRHMVTVVPNVTRNMTEISCYADNGYGTPMQASKTIRISQNFLTFPGSSGVGIAIAGVVVVLLTTAVIVGVFFARKKHLFGGKGSANGGISFENPSYIREQNGDTVQIAETPNGSRNGNITSGMNGRMNGTITDGMHGTIGGTEIGENGISPMNINNGMWNLQTASTTTPGFQDDLPSNGGYKRFSSLLGVLWSVYIPSDSNLVCSVTRLNSFKCTFFFSEKKKNI; the protein is encoded by the exons CTGGCACCCCCAAAGGCCATCACTGTGTCAAACATCCATCCGACCTTTGCGCTCATCAGCTGGTCTCAACCCGACCTACTTGGAGAATCCGTAACCTCATATCATATGCTTTCAAGACCCTTGACAGAGCCGACCTGTGATAGTCTCTG GTTCTCAGACGTGACTTATTCGATTGGGTTCTCAGAGCATGCCCCGTATGTCTTAGAAAACCTATGT TCTGGCACAGAGTACGAGGTTTACGTCCAAGCTCTGAACAAACATGGACCAGGTGACCAGTCGGAGCGTGTCATTTTCAAT ACCCCAACCATAATACACGAACAGCGCCTGCAAAACACGACCTACAACATCTCGACGTGCTGCACGCAGGTCAAT GTAAGCCCTGGATGCATGCCCCTTTGTGATTAC AGGGCACGTATGACCCACGTTCGTAAATTAGCCACCAGTTGCACAGCC GAGCTGTCCAAAATGTTACGATGTGCTGTGGGTGGGCGGGATCATCGTCCCTGCTGCAAGAGGAGGGGCGTACCAGCTGCCTGTATGGGTGTCTGCTCGGGGTCGTTTGTGGCCGATCGGGCCACGCCTACAGTCTGTATGCCTTACATTGGAAACATCATGATGTGCCTTGAAGAAG GTGTGGGTGTACTTCCTGGGCCAATTACCACCCTTCATGCAACCAAGGTTACAGACGATTCTGTAACCTTGGTGTGGCAAGAACCTCAAGAGGGTCCAAACGCAACTATGTATCAGCTTCACTATCAGTCAGTCGATAAACATTCTGCCTCGCATGTTGTTTTCGCTCTTAACAAT ACAATGAATCTAACAGACACAGTGGCAGAAGTTAAAGATCTGAAGAAAGGGTCCTTGTACAACTTCTTCGTGGTAGCAGCGATTGAAGAAGGAATATCTCTGCCGTCGTCCGTGATTACAGTGAACATCACATCGGACTCGGCCAATGGCACTTCCATCGCCGGCGTCTCCTCGCCACCCCATAGCGTTGTGCTGGAAGCCAAGACCGCTACCACGCTTACAATTGGCTGGCAGCCTCCCATCTTGGCCTTGCCCACTGATAGATTCAA GTACAAAATGCATTACCAAGCTGTCACATCTGACGAGACTCCAGGTAAATACAACGAGCACATCGTAGGAGCAACGGCTCTTCGTTTGGAAAACTTGACTCCCAACACTCAGCATGTAATCTTCGTCACAGCCCTTAACGACATGGGGGAGAGCAGACCCTCTGAAACCCTTCTTGCTTGGACAGATCCTGCATATCCTGCATTTGTCGAG AAACCCACAATCCATCCAATCAACCTGATTGTTGAAAGAGGAAACATGACTGTTCTCTGCATCGCCATGGGCTCTCCCCCACCCACTGTATCCCGATACATTTCTGGGCAGCTGATCCACCAG AATGTTACAAGACATATGGTAACAGTCGTACCCAATGTGACCCGAAACATGACCGAAATTTCGTGTTATGCAGACAACGGCTATGGAACACCCATGCAAGCTTCTAAGACCATCAGGATATCTC AAAACTTTCTTACTTTTCCAGGAAGCTCCGGTGTCGGAATAGCTATTGCAGGAGTTGTCGTGGTATTATTGACCACTGCAGTTATCGTGGGAGTCTTCTTCGCCAGAAAGAAACACTTATTTGGAGGAAAAGGATCAGCTAACGGGGGAATATCCTTTGAGAATCCATCCTACATTAGGGAACAAAATGGCGATACTGTTCAG ATTGCAGAAACTCCAAATGGTAGCCGCAACGGAAATATAACATCTGGAATGAACGGCAGAATGAATGGCACCATCACAGATGGCATGCATGGCACCATTGGTGGTACTGAAATTGGCGAAAATGGAATCTCACCAATGAACATAAACAATGGCATGTGGAACCTCCAAACCGCGTCCACCACAACACCAGGATTCCAAGATGATCTCCCGAGTAATGGAGGATATAAACGATTCAGTAGCTTATTAGGTGTGCTATGGTCAGTGTATATTCCCAGTGACAGCAACCTTGTCTGCAGTGTGACGAGGCTGAACTCCTTCAAATGtacattctttttttctgaaaaaaaaaaaaacatataa